A region of the Mytilus edulis chromosome 11, xbMytEdul2.2, whole genome shotgun sequence genome:
TCATCATTAATACCTTTGAATGTTGAACTTTGAATTGCTTTAACATTCGTAACTCCAATCATACTTCTTAACAATACGTATTTTCGACTTTGAAACACTTAAAAGCACAGTGTTTGTGTTGCATTTAGAATCAGTAATATCAAGGcttattacatttcatttttataattactaATTATGAAAAGTATATGTAGTATTGAAGACAATATGACAAAGAAGTCAGCAAATGTATATCATAgtatggccatcaacaatgagcaaacagCATACTGTACAGTCAGCTActaaagaccccgaaatgacaaaaatttaatgtaaaacaaatcaaacaagagTTTTACCCCAGGTACTTGACTACAGATTAGATATAACGTCCGTTAAACACTCAACCCTAGGTGTAGATGTTGGCAgatacatataatacaattattacATGTCTCTGGTAGTGTTGACTAAAAAATACACGTAGACGATGGACAGGGTTATATTTAACCTGCATTCAATATCCTGTGATTTATATTCACAAAGTAATGACAGAAAAACTGATAGGATATACAGCAAGAAAAAACGACAAATAATTCATAGGCGTTGTATCATGCTCTAGTTTTGATCATGCTTAATAAACCATGTCATCTTGCAGTCTTCTGCATGGTGTATACACGTACTTACCTGTCTTTGTATATGATCTTAATTTCTGTCTCGCTAGACTGaagttatgttattttttcaaaagttaagCTAGTGTTCGATGATTACAATAACGGTAgagatgaaaaaaatatgtttttctttgtttatagtCAAAGGaatcattcatttttttctatctgttATAGGATGGCTAGAAAAGTTAAAGGAATGTCTCAGAAATAGTCACCAAGGCTTCAAAGAGCAATTGAGGCAGTTCATTCAAATCAGATGTCGACCAGAACAGCAGCGGATCACTGTGGTGTTAAACATCTTTGGAATTGTCCATGTCCGTGAGAATGGTTGGAAATTTGGTGTGCAGCTTTCGCCTGATGAGGTGTATtgtatttaccggatttgttttaGCTCACCTTCTTAAAGGTAGGGTGAGCTTTTGCAATCACATTGCGCCCGTCGTCTGTCCGTTAAGCTTGAAGGAAAATATTCTCCTCTTAAAACTACTTTGCAGGATTCATTTAAAGTTTGCATGATTGTCCCTTATGGTATTCTGCACAAAATGATTGTTTAGCTTCCAGAAAGACCGATCAACGGATGTTGGAGTTATGGCGCCTGAAACATGTAGGTAAAGGTAATTAGGTGAGCGATTCAGGTTCCtaggagcctctagtttatataatTTCATTGAATTTAAGTGTTATTCTTTTGTGAACTAAAACTTAAGAACTGTCCATGGGAATGATTAAAAAATGTGCATACAGCTTCAGCATGAGGGTTTGTAATGTGTGTGTGTGCAACTTTCATTAAGGTGGAATGTCTATATCATGTTTACCAAACTTTTTATCAAGCGGGGATATTCGTGTTCTTTGGACAAATTCATATGtccacatttttttgaaaaagtttttgttttttaaattttatcataaTTCTAACTTCATCAAGAGCTAAAAATGTATAATTCTTGAAATGTCAAGTTGCCGTCATAATACCATGACATGGAGGGAGTTTCAAATACCTGTTTGATTTATACTTTCAGCAAAGTTAAATGATTATCTCTATTTTTAAGTCCCCTAATGGCGAAGCCGAAGGGGGCTATAGCTTAGAACTCTTGTCTGTGTGTACGTCTGTCTGTCTATCAGTCCCCaaaaatcagttttccacacttttgtAAATCGTGCTTGaagatattaatttgatatttggtatatagttgAATACACATGACCAGTACAGTTCAAATTTTGTTCAGGTTGTATGACTTTTTGTTGAGTTATGGTCCTACTAAGGTCTTAGAAAATTCACACAATGATCCGTTATCCAAATGTTTTTGCGTCAGGTATATAGTTTTATTATAACCAGTTACAGATCGATTTCGAATTATGTCCTGGTGTGATGATTTTTGGTGGAGGTATAGTTGTTGGACTTGGAAAATTTATTAATTATACAAATACTGCAAACCAGGGTATTTTCGCGATTTACCAACTAAATTTACATTTCGAACGTTTTAAATAAGCTGTTTACAtattataaagtaaaaaaagttgaataCAAAATCATGTTGTGTCATATTTTCCTGACGATTATTATCTACATTGAACTTTCTTAAGTACATTTTAAGTTCTATTACATTATTGAATTATAATATTTGCATATGCGAGTTCGATAATTAACGTCCGCCCACTTTTACGGCTTTCAGTATACATGTACCATCCATGTTGTGAGTATAGTTTTTAAATGTGCAACTAGTGTCGTCGAGCCAATACACGCGTGCTGGCTTGTAAAAACAGTTACACAATTATACGTAAGAAAAGACTTGATAAAAAGAGcatctgttgttctgttgttaaTCAGTAGACcattataatttaatttcacTTCAGACTTTTATGAATAATTTTGAAAACGAATATCTTATATAGAACATCGCATGCATCCGTCGTCTTCTTATAATGGTCCTGCTTTTTTCTTCTGATTTATGTATGCACAAGTGTTGGATACTAGTGTCccagaaaatattaaattttactgACTTCTATTTCCTCTTGAAATATTTGCAGCATTTTTTTTTTCGCGCTGTCAATGTTGCCACAAAAGTAGCGAAAATAAAACTGCCGCGAAATTTCCAGGTTTACGGTATTCAGTTTTCCATACTTTTTTCGTGATGATTATagaaattgatttgatatttcgtatatagttttatcatgaccagTTACAGATCATGTTCCAATTCGGTTCTGGTCTAATGATTTGTGGGTCCTTggacttacaaaaaaaaacccaaaataatcagTAGGGGACCATGCATTGTTTTTAATATACTAAGAATGCTTGACGAATGTTTGTTTTTAGAATTCTAGTGCTACATTGTCTATTTTAAAGCCAAAATCTGCTGATCCAAGCAATTCTGATGATGACTTTGTGCGGCAATCGAGTATGGCGAGTATGGTAATGGGAAGTTTATTTGTAAGTtacattattatattatttcaagGGAAATTGTGTGAAAAAACAACAGACTTGTGGCAGTAgacattgtttttctgtttgtctttttcatttttagccatggcgttgtcagtttgttttagatttatgagtttgactgtccctttggtatctttcgtccctcttttaagtatTACTAATGGTTATAGTCTCTGTTGACACTCTGGTTTTATGAAGAcaaactttttagctcacctggcctttaCATGATCTAGTTATTACCATACGTATTAtaagatgatataaaaaaaaatctcatggcAGCTATACTGTGAAGttgcatacatttttgttgatgGCCTTAAAAAGTTTGCATGATAATACACTTGTTCAATGGACATTTTTGTAAACAGCCTGTGATAAGATACCCAAAGCGCACAAGAGCAGTTGATATGGAAGTCAGATAAAAGAGGAGGGGACGAGTTATTTAAAAACATCATCACATCTTGACACCTACGTCAAACATGATTACAAATGTGGCAAAAAGGAAGACGGTTGGGAAAATAATGCTTTCCTCGGATGACACTGTAGATGCGGTGAGAAGTGAAATTAAGACACTTTTCGAGGATTTCAGCTATGCATATCTGCAGGTATTAATCTTAGGTGCTGCTTGGTTTGATTATAAGGCATAACGTTTTCCAGCGGTAAACGGACATAAAGAGGTGACTGAAAAGCTTACTCAACAAAAGCAtttgtttattctgtatttttaaATTGAACTGATGGAAACGTGATGAGAATGATGTACAATGTGTTTTGCATGGACATTTCAGagaaaaaaactgttttattttcattggtaaGCAATTTTTGAGATCGGTACATGATATATTCAAACTAGTGTAAAAGATTACACAAATATTTTGTAGATAAAGAAGTGCTGTCTACTTGATTATGGACTGCTTACTAAATTGTTAATTACAATCAGCTTGTTTGTTATTTGTCAATTGTTTGTAATTCTTTGTTATTAAGCAACCCCTATAAACACTTTATAAAATTGGAATGGCTTAATGTGTGGtaaatgtttgattgattgattgttggttgcttaacgtccagtggcaaatatttcatgcatattcaggacgagaacgtgttaacaataaatacaataggtaggttgttgtatttaaagaaagataaatttatattcaGGGACTCCGTATGGATATGCCAACGAGAGCACATGAACTGCGTTCGGATTTTCCATCGCAATCATATACATTGTTTTTGGTTTAAATTAACTAAGTTGTAACACTGATACTTTATATTTGGACTTCATTAAATGAATTTGGACTTTAccaatttgtttatgtttactgTATTGAACTGCCGACTTGTGTGTGAATAAAGATATAGTACCCCACATTGTGAATCGTTCCCAAAGACGGAATCCAACTCGAAGCCATTTGCCAATATTTATCTGGAAAGATACAAAATCTTTCTTGATAATTTTGGTGGAGGCCCGAAAGTCccaaaattttcaacaaaaacaaataagcaTGTCAACTATTTATTACAAGAACAGAGATACAATGAATGACTATCTTCTTAGGAGCAAGAGAACTGAAAAAGATTTATCAAAAATCCCAGTAACACCGGTGAAATCAACGATACCGGAATCAATTAACTTGATGCCAACCAACCCTAGTCCGTTATCGGCGGCAAAAGCCATCTTGGAAAACGACGCATCAGGGGGGACTACACCTGACAAAGGCACGTCTCTTACTGATAAAACCCGTACATTGACAGAAAGGTTATTGCAGCCGTTGGCACAGCCGCCAAGCATTTCCACGCCTGACCAAGTGCCGATGCGGCAGCAACTCCCGTCACAAGAAGACCCGGAAAAGCAGCAGTTAAAGTTGCATGTTCAAAACTTGGAACGGCAGCTTCAACTGCAAATGCAGCTTAACCAGTTACAGCCGCAAGTACCACAGGCGTCCCAACCTGAATCACGGGGACCAAAACATATGGGAAACGTGACCCTGCAGAGGTTCGAGGGAAGAGGCGAAAATCCTATCAAGTTTTGGAGTCTCTTCATACAGTATTGCACCTTGTTCAGGTTCACGGATAGCGACACAGTTGGCGTGTTCCCAATGCATGTATCCAGCACTGTGCAAGACTGGTTTTATTCGCTGGAGGAAGGCGTTCGTAGGAACCTGCAGCGTCTGAAGGAGGCGTTTTTGAAGCGATTCCAGAGACGAAACCTCAAATACAGCCTCCAGCACTTAAAGCAAAATCAGTCTGAATCGGTCGATGACTACATCAATAGAATTCTGGCACAAACTTCCGACAGCAACGTTCCAGAAGCCATCCTGGTGAGCATGCTAGTTTGAGGACTGAGGCCAGATCTCGCAGCAATAGTAATGCCTCAAGTACCAAAGACACATCAACAGTTTTTGGATGCAGCCTCGATTGCGGAGAAAACGGTCCAGATGACGACggcaaagcctattgaaaatctGACTTTGCAGGTAGCCAACATAGCCAGTATGGAGGACAGATTGTCGGCCATGTTAACGGACAAACTTAGCAGTAGCGTCGCCGAGAAGTCAGCCATACAGGCCCACAACAATAACCAGTCAAATGGACCGTACCAAAGGCAAAACTACCAACAACGACCGAAAACCATTTTCCAGCAACGAAAGTACCATAGTCCACAGAGTTCATCTTGTCAAGGATGTGGTAGGTACTGTCTAAATAGACAATCATTCCCTGCACAAAATTCAATGTGTCGGTTTTGTAAAGTTAAGGGTCATGATGTGCGTATAGTAGTATTATGACACATTATACTAAATCAACATTCattctctctctctatatatatatgtgttgtttgtggtgtatttagacccctctaccaagaaatttgttttgcatgcacacgtataaaaattgcagtttttatccaatgcaattacaggtttgaacgttgttttcaatttagacttgtatataatAAAAACGGAATGATAGAGTTAGATGTTCAATAGAAACACGAGAAAACACCATTTAGTGGAATATATTATTTACATAACCCAgacaaataaagatattattaatttgatactacaccgcaattatataaatatgtaagGAAAAAATAAGTATGCATTGTTCGCAACCTATAATCAACAGCATTCGTAAAAGATATTTActacaatttaattattttaactaTGATAACAGTGTAATATGTTATTTAACagaaacatacaattttttattcgtttacaagtaataaaatcatatttgaaaatcGAAAGCTCGGAACCTTTCATTCTTTTAGCAAAACTTGAGTATTACGTCACAGAAACATGCATTTGTAAAAATGTTCGCACTTTCAGCAATTGTCTTTTTGAgttctgttttttttatcaacatctATTATCTTTGACAAACACAAAGAATGTCAGCCTATTCCAAGAAGTTCAATATTCAGATGTGGTGTTTTGAGACAAGGGAGCTACGTAatccacagctcaaaagttatATAAATTGTATTAATAAATTCTGAATTCAGTTTTAAGCTTTTACGGTCATGCatatactttttaaattttatattcattgaGCTAAATTCGCACATGTACATGATTCTATAAAttaacttttttataattttttttcattttcagataGATTTTCTCATGTCAACGACAAAAACTAGCAGAAATGGGGATAGCACTCTCCAAGCACAAAGAAAAACAACTGAAACTCAGCTATTAACTACAAACACCATTACTGACACTCCCCAAACACAAAGAACTGAAAAACAGGCGTCAACTACACATATCATTACTGACACCAACACCATTACTGACACCGACAGAAATGAGGATATCACCACAACTGAAACGTTAACTAAGCCACCAACAACAGATACAATCACTACTCAAGCCCAAGATTAAAAATCAGAGCAAGATGATTTAAACCACCTTAAAACTTATTTCTTATGGACACTTTTGATTGTAATATGTAAGTATACAATTATTTACAACTTGTTCTACAACGGCCTGGGCAGGCTAAATTATTTTAACTGGAACATCATTTACATCCATTTGCGATGATTCATTCTTCTTCTTATTTTCTATTGGGTGATGATTGTCTTTGCCCCACTGACTAAAGATCCTCCTCTCTCGTTACGTTTTTTCccattaaatgtatgtttatttatGCTGTCGTGATAATACTTAATCCATGTTGTTACATTTGGGATATACAAGTTAGAGATATCCATGTCATAAATATTCTGTCTAATGAAAAAATGGATACTGTCGAAAATGTAGTGTTAGTGACACCGTCTTCTTCAAAAATGATGGAGTTTTCAATTCGTCGTCCAATATAAAGAATTCAATGTCAAATATTTGCGTTTTATGTATCGATAGATAATGTGGTGATTCATATTTGTGGGTGCAGTTTCCTTTTTTATTACATTGCAATCTACGAAGTATAAGTTGTTTTTGTCCCCCATTAACAATGGAATAATCTACCAGATTGCACAAAACATACAAACTACCCATAAACGTAGTTCTATTATCCTCCTTGATGCGTATCTCAGTCAATGCCACTTTCCAAATATTGTCGAGTTGCAAAGGTTCAGACAGATGAATTTTGAAATTCGTTGAAGTATTGTCTGGGAAATAAGTTTTATTTTGCTCCGAGTCACTGTCTATGAATAAGAAGAAACTGTTGGTGGATGACATAGTTTTACTGATTTTTAACATCTGATTCAGCAACCCAAGAATTGAATCGTTCCGAATATCCCAACCActtcacaaaatactgaacttgtTTGTTCCTCTTCCTTTTCtttatgattttttcaatttCCCACAATGCATCTTCTGATTTGTTTACAGGTTGCACTTTCGAAAAATAAAAATTCCCCAGAATCCGTTGTTCCAGTAGGTCGGCCAGCTTATACATTTGAAGCCCCTGCATTTGAAAGCGTGCGTATATCTTGAATACCTCATACGACCATTGTTCATTATAGACACGTTGAAAAGGTCTACGCTGATTCGAAATACGAACTAGTTGtccttttctatatttatatacaCTTTTTCTAAAGGCTTTCTTTCCTTTCTTGATAACATTAGAAGTCTTTCCTTTACGTTTCTTTTTAGGTCTCAAGTACATGTAGGCCCAGAGGTTAGCTGCGTTATCTGCATTAACATCCTTTGGTGCTATGTTATCTAGTGACCTATGTGGAGTGGCATTATATGACTTCACTAAATCCTGTAACGAATCGATGTATCTGTTTGACTTGTGTTTTGCTAAATATCTATATATCatggtttttaaagttttattcaaTCTTTCCACATAGTTTGCTTTCACCTCATTTAATGTAACATGATGGTATATGTTCTTATCATTTAATAACTTTGAAATCCATTTGTTCTTAAATTCAGTACCCGCATCACTTCTAATTGTTTTAGGCGAAACttcatttaaaattattgataaagcTTTCTCTACTTCTTTTCCTGTCTTATCTTTCAATAGCATCACCCAAGCAAAGCGGGTGAATACATCAACAGCCACAAGCAAGTATCTGATGCCGTCGTTCTTTGTACTTAAAGATTGCATGTCAGCTAGGTCAATATCAAGTTGTTGTTTTGGACCAGAAACAACAACCCGAGCTCTCTGAAATCTCCTTCGCACTGGCTTCTGTAAACTGTAATCATCTTGATTTTGTAGCCATTTTCGTATTTTGTGAACACCTATTTTATCATTGCCACCTCGTTTTAGCActagttgtattttttttttgcacctTGATATGCTGCTGGTTTTGATGTATCATAATATACATTTGTTAGCGTATTTTCCTCTTGAttcattttattgataatttgttaaaatgtcaGCAGCTTCTCTTATCATACATTCCATCAACTGTTTATTCTGGTTGTTTTCGAACCACCAGTTCCAATTGAACAATTCACTAAATTCCTTTACTTTTTCAGAGGGAATGTCGAGGTTTGCTGTATTTTTGGTAAACAAGTTGGATATTTCACTATGATCAATGTTTTGAAAAGCCTCTGCAAAATGAAACATTAATACTTCATCATCTGTGGTAGTTAAAACAATCGTGGTGGAGATGACTTGGCTCGTTATATTGGCAACCTATACATCTTTCTGCATTGATCATTCGACATATGCATAAAATTTCTCTTGCATAAGTGAAAACCAATTGATTCCTTATCCGAAATTTAGTTTATAATTCGTCTGACATCCCTACTTTCAATAAATTATACTAAAATCACCCGAGGTAACCAAGACTTTTTAtatcattcttttcttttttaatttgtagagttatctttctttttacGTTGGTATTAAAAGATCATTGATATCACATGATGCGTGAACAACATTCTTTACATATTTTGTAGACAATaaccaaacaaatataaaatataggcGTCATGATCAAGATGTGGATGGCATTCCTCGTATATTTAGTAAACAATggtcaaacaaaagaaaaacacgGGGTCAAGTGCTTCAACCATCCATTTTATACTACTCTTTCCCAAGGATAGGCACAATGGAAAGTCGGCTAAAATCAACTTAACGACAATATTACATAAAAACACAACTCGCGATTTAGTAAATAGTATACCAACAAATGCTTTGGTTGACACCGGTGCAGACATATCATGCATA
Encoded here:
- the LOC139494302 gene encoding uncharacterized protein, which codes for MPQVPKTHQQFLDAASIAEKTVQMTTAKPIENLTLQVANIASMEDRLSAMLTDKLSSSVAEKSAIQAHNNNQSNGPYQRQNYQQRPKTIFQQRKYHSPQSSSCQGCDFLMSTTKTSRNGDSTLQAQRKTTETQLLTTNTITDTPQTQRTEKQASTTHIITDTNTITDTDRNEDITTTETLTKPPTTDTITTQAQD